TCCACCCACTGGCCCGATTGCTTCACTCATCAGTGTTGGATCAACTCACAAGCTTTTTCCCAAACAAAGTACATGGAAAATGGGTCCCTGACACTCCACACACATGGTACATAGATATGACAGACACGCCATGCTACAGGCCTTAAGGTTCAACAGCAACAAGCGGGAACATAACGTCTGTGACCGCTAACAAGCAATACAACACACCTCGAAGGGTTTTACTAGAACCAATGGAAGTAGCTAGATGGAGATGCGGCAACCGCAGAGGATGTAACCAATTTCTCAGTCGCTGCGGGCGGGAGAAGCGTCGGGGGACCTGGAGCGGGATCCGGGGGGCGATCCTGAGGATGGCCTGGCCACCCTCGGGCGTGAAGGGGATCCATCACTGTCGGCCGGTGGCGACCTCCTGTAGACATGAACCATTGATTAATATACTGGGAATTTTATGACAAGTATATGCATCTAACAGAAGCACTGTCGAAATACATATATTGTGGTATGCAGCAACGATGAGTCTGGATTAACGAGAAGGAATGCACTAAGAACTGCATCCATTCGTTTCTTGATTTTCTTCACTAGAACGACAGACTTAGCTTCCAGTACACATAACGAGCATGTTAACAAAACAAATTGGTTTGTAAAAACAACAGCGCTAGAAAGAGACAGCTTAAAACTTTCAATGCCAGGCTGATAATTGTTATTTTCAATCTGATTCCTCAAATAAGatttactacctccgtccgggtttattaggccccctCTCATTTTGGACTAAAGTTTGACCAACAAATTTAACTAATAAATGTAAACTATGTCATAAAAATTATACCTTAGGAAAGctctttcaaatacaaatccaacaatgTACTTTCTGTAGCATATATTCTATATTTTATTAGTCACATGAATGGTCAAAGTTTGGCTCAAAATACTGGGGTCCTAATAAACCTGGACGGAGGTAGTACAATGGCAAGCTAATACTTTCGATGGATGAACAAGGTTACAGGTATAAACAGCAAGAATTTGATGCTGGTGCTTGCTCTATGCAATTCTCTAATGCAAATGCAATGAAGGCAGATATGTGTAGTTATCAAACACAACTTACTTCTCATACCCGTTATCAGCATCACGTTGGTCACCATCTCTACCAGGGGGAGAGTAGGATCTCCTTTTGTCCTCTTCATGTTCTTTTGGATGACGCACAGGAGATTTAGTGCGATGAGACTCCCTTCCCCGTGGGGAAGCAGAGTAGTCATCTCGCCGTCTTGGAGCAGGAGAGTATGACCTTTTTTTGCCCAAACACAACATTGAACAACAAAATTCAAGAATCAAAGATCAAAACTTAACGAATGTTGGATGCCAAGCAGAACTGCTGAAAAATCATTATTGCCCTACCTTGACCGAGCACGGCCACTGCCACGGGGGCGGGGAGAGGCGGAGCGTGAACGGGAACGAGACCTCCCTGTACCAAATATGAGAAGCTATTAGTAAATTGATACTGTGCCAAGCAAAATTTGCAATGATTTTGAAATACTACAGCATAAGAAGTTCACAAcaattacaggtttcacaccatcAAAAATCTGAAATATAAACAACTTGTACGTGATGGGTCTTATACGATCTTCACTTCAGACATTAACAGGACAGGAGCCTATATGTAAACAAGTTGTATGTGATGGGTCTTATACGATCTTCACTTCAGACATTAACAGCACAGGAGCCTATATGTAAACAACTTCTATATGATGGGTCTTATACGATCTTCACTTCTCAGACATTAACAGCACAGGAGCAGCGGTCAATCCAAAATTTCACTAGTGGATGGGTGTTCACATATGTTAATTATCATATAGGGACTCCGCTGAATCAGATTAAGCCTATATGCAACTGATGTCTCTTCAGAAGGCACTCAATATTGGTATTCCACAACTGTGCTAGTTTACAACAATTGAAATGTGCAAATAGATAAGGAATCCCATCCTATGTTCATTGGTTACACACAAAGAAAGGAAAGTAAGAGAATCAATTAGTTTCCAATATCAGCTACAACAGGAAAACTAGTGCATTTTTGCTGCCAGAGAGGAATTAGCCATAGTGAGGCATTTGGATAAAAATAGGTATTTGGTGTTTATGGTTCTATCTACTAACAAGATCCAAACCGAGATAAACTTAAACCAGAACGACCAGCAACTCTCAACACTTGTCCATTCAAAAGCATGTACAAGATTCCAGATTCCATAATTCTATATAAAGCAAATTTGAGAGCCATTACCATAATGAGAGGAACGGCGCCCTTCATGACCTCCAGAATACCCCCTGCAACAGTCATTTCAACTGAGCACCAGAGAAGACGAAGCAAATCTTCACACAAAAATGGGAATATATACCTGACTCTGGTTCTAGTGCGCATATCCTCTGGCCTTTTCCGTGACTCAGCAGCAAGCACAACAGTTATCTCCCGGCCAAAAAAAACCTGGCGATTCATGTGGTATTGGGCCTCAGAGGCGTCATAAGGGTCAACAAACTCCACAAACGCAAACCCTCGTGGCTCCCTGTACATGTCGACTTCATTACACAAAGTAGGGCAAAGAAAAAGGATGGAACATCAAATTAATAAGAATGTTGAGTGTATGAAGTACTCATATATAGTGTGTGCATGTTATGTTACCATGGCAGTCAAAAAATTATGTGTGCACTCTTGGCGAAGCACAGTCAACAACTTACTAACATTTCCGTCAAAAGGGAAGCAAGTGCTGCAAAAAGCAGCAACATGTCCAGGCTCTAGTATCCGGGTTTCTTGTGTAACAACTACATACGGCGGTTCTCATAAAGAGCATCTTCATAGAAGCATTTGCTTCACTTCCCCAATGTGAAAAGTCATGATAGTACTTGAAATCGACTTCGCCCCATTTTATCTTCTCATGGACCACACACAGTACAAGTCTTTTATCTTCTCTCCGTGAAATTAATTTTCTCAATCAATCAAATCTTTGTCTTCGTAGAAGAATGTCTTGATTCGGACAAGACTCTATCTTGCCAGGCAAATGAATTGCAGGAATATTAAAAAAGCATTCTTCAAGAAATCAAGGGCTTGTATTTACTTCAAACCAATACAACCCTGGGAATCATTTCAGAAAAATAATCATACATGGCAACGATGAAGAGAAAGTACAGTGAATATTTCCAAATTATTGCATCAAGTATTCTAGTGACAGGAATAAACCAGTGATGTACATCAGCAGACTAAAAATGATTAGACCATTTTCATGGAGCTTAAATGCTCAAAGGCGGTTGCAGAGGTCAACACCGCTCGTAAGCTGGAAAATGTTCGCAGGTTACCTTAATGAAACAAATGTTATGCATATGTGTCATTAATAACTTCAGAAAAGTTTCAAAGTTTATGCTGTAACAGTGCAGGCATGGGTTAAAACTTGGCACACTTCCGACAGTTAATAGCAAAACAGCCAAAATAGTTTGGCAACTGCTTACAAATTTTACTTACTAAAACTTACCCGCTATAATAATCCTTCGGAAGGTAAACATCCCTGACAGGACCAAACCTTTCAAAAGGAACACGGAGATCCTCCGCTCTGCCAGAGTTGAGAGAACCATGTTAAACAAATCAAAAAATTGTAAAATGAAGAAATGTTTGTTAGGTGAAGAAAAAAACAGACAAATGGCATCCATGTAAAAACCTATGCACCTGGCGCTTAATGGGATGTTGCGAACCAAGAGACTTCCAGAACCCTGCTCCTTCCGTCCTCCATATCCACCCCTCCTAGGGGGACTTCTTCCTCTGCCACCATATCCCCTCCTTGGGGGGCTGCGGTGCGGGGGGCTGCCACCATATCCCCTCCTTGGGGGACTACGATGAGCGGGGCTGCCGCCATATCCCCTCCTCGGGGGACTACGGTGTGGGGGGCTGTACCTCCTCATAGTGTTGTCTGTAATCAATAATTCAATATTACAGATAAGTAAAGGAAATGTCCAGGACATGGAGATGGATGGAACCAAATAAGAAAAACTAGCGGATTTATCAGCAAGTATGGTATATCAAAACAATAATGTTTACTGGCACCAGAAATTTTGGATAAGAAAACCTGTAAAATCTGCTATTTTGGATTTCCTCAACCTTACCACCCACACAAGAAAAAGTCCAATGAACATATCACTGGGTAAATGCAAGCACAACGAAAGCAGCCCTCTAGCACAACCATGTACTGCATGACAACGCATGTAATAAAATAATTCCACAGTCAAAATTTGCATAATCCAACACTGAATCCGCGTTGAAAGATTCTGCAGAGTTCATCAGGCAAGTCTGAAAGCTACAAACATCCCACCAAAATTTCACAATATATACGGCATCAAAATGCTACTCAACAAACATAGGATGATGCAATTTGTCAGCATACGCATATCACCATTCTCCTCGGCACAATATATCTCAAGATAAAACTACGCCATTAGACTACACGATTCACGGGTTGACATAAAGCATGTGTGTCTACAATCAAAAGGGAGGCATGCCAAAGACAGAAATTTTGACGCCAGAAGCACCAAGGCGCCGTAGCACACCAGATTTCGACGGCCATCTCAGGTCAGAGGAAGCTCAAGGTTTGCACGGTGGCGTGGCTGGAGAGAAGCATTTAAGCGCTGGGCAAACGTTTCCGAAGCCCGCGCGGATCTACACGCACGCCGACGACTTCTAGGGTTTGCGGAGGAAAGACCGCGCAAGCGGCCGAGCAAACATGCACATACGAATATTGCTCGCGAGGATGCTGAGACGGGGAGGGGGcgtagggagggagggagggagttaCTGCGCGTGTCCGGTGAGCGCCCGGGAAGGCTCCGCCGCCGCGGGGGTGCGAAGGGGAATGGGGGAAAACGAAATGAGGGCAGAGAGGTCGATGCCGGTGGGGAAGGCGCGATAGAGATAGACTGGCCGCGTTATATGGGCCTTTGAGGATTTGGGCCTGTGGTCGTTCGCTCCACTTGTTTACTGTACCACTGGCTACCAATTTAGAGATTGTCAAGCTCGCGATTCTCAACAAAAAAAAGAAGCTCTTCACAGCGCAATTTGGATGCCTTGGTGACTGGAATAAGGCCATGCTTGAGGGGCCTTGGTTGTTTAGAGATCAGGCGGTGATCATGAAGGAATATGACGGATTTAGAAACCCTGATTCGTTTAAACTCGACAGGATGGCTGTTTGGGCTCAGATCCACCGGCTCCCAAACAATTTCTTGATCGAACCAGCAGTGAAAGGGCTGGCCTCGAGGATCGGCGTAGTGGAGGAAGTACAATTGAAGCTGCCTGCAGGTTACTTTGGGGAATTTGTCAGGGTGAAGATAAAGATAGATATCAATgccaagatcaagcgtttcgtaacaGGAAAAAAGGGAGATGAGAGGATCAAATATCAAGTCAAGTATGAAAAGCTGCCTATcttctgctacaactgtggggaattTGGTCATTGGCATGAGGAGTGCGGAGATGGTGTGCATGATGAGGCATCTTTCGAGTGGGGTGACTTTCTCTTTGCTGATAATGTTCGCTTCAGGCCCTCTGGTCGGGGGAACCCTGCTCCGCAGCGCGGCAGAGGCGGCCCGGGGATGGGCGGTCGAGGGAGAGGACGTGAACAGTATAACCCAGAGAGAAGCTGGCGTTTTAACGCTCAACAACAGCAGAACAGGGGGACGGTAGAGAACACAGAGAAGGAGAAAGTTGGGACTGCGGAAGGAGCGAACCAGGGGTTGATGAGTACGGGGAAGGAGCAGTTTCAGAACTCAAATAAACGCATCTCTGTGGAGAACATGGCTAGTACATCGATGAGCAACAATGTGGAAGGGTCCCAGGATGACACTTTAGCGCTGATTCCTGTACAGCCTAAAGTTCCCCCTCTCCCACCAGTTTATGTGTCACCAAGGAAGGAGAGGAAAAGGCCAAAGAAAGGGATGGATGAGTCAGGAGCGAGGGTGGAGACAGGCGAAGCCACCAATACCAATGAAGCACAATCGGCGGGCTCCTTCGAGGAGCACCGCCGGGAGCAATGAGTATCCTGAGTTGGAACTGTCGTGGCGCGGGCAACGCTGCGACAGTCCGAGAACTTCGCGATTTCGTGAGGGATTTTGCCCCTACCCTGTTATGCATTGTTGAGACTCGGATTGAGAGATCTAGGGTAGAAAACTTAGCTGGTTCGATTGGTTATGATAATGGCTATGCTGTAAGTAGTCCAGGTAGAAGCGGTGGACTAGGTATTTTCTGGAACAATCCAATAAAGATTGAGATTCTTGGTTATTCTGTGTACCATATTGATTGCTCTGTGGAAGAACCAGGAAGCGACCCATGGAGAATGACATTGTTCTATGGTAAAGCTCAAACATCCCTAAGGTTCCAAACGTGGGACATATTAAAAGGGATCAGCTCTTTAAGTGATCTACCCTGGGTGTGTTTAGGCGATTTTAACGAGATGCTTCGTCCGGACGAACATGAAGGAGTTGGGGAGCGAAGCAATGCACAAATACAAGGCTTCCGTGAGGCGGTTGATGTTTGCATGTTAATGGATGTTGGCTATCAGGGGCACTTCTGGACTTATGAGAAGAAAGTGGTGGGAGGAAGTTATACCCGGGTGCGGCTGGATCGCGCCTTAGCCTTAGCGGAGTGGAATGAAAGGTTTACAGATGCTCATGTACGGCACCTCACAGCAGGAACTTCAGACCATTGCCCTATTCTGTTGAACTTGCATGCGACGGGACAACGAAGGAGGAAGAGAGAGTTCAAGTATGAATTAATGTGGGAGACACATGAGACATGGGAAAATACGATTACGTCGTGCTGGACTATGGGAGACCCAACGGAGCACATGGAGGAGCTGCGAGCAAAATTAAGTCGAATTTCGAGTGAGCTAGGCTCATGGAACAAGAACACTTTTGGTTCTGTGAGGAAGGAGATAAAAAACTTAAAGGCCGAATTAGAACGTCTTCGAGTGATCTAGGGAGAACGGCGCCGTCTCACATTGAACTAAAAATCAATGAGAAACTTGTGGAGATGTATCACAGGGAGGAGCTGATGTGGAGAAACGCTCCCGGCTGGAGTGGTTGTCGGCTGGGGACAGAAACACACGATTTTTTCACCTTCGGGCTAGCCAGCGCCGAAAGAG
Above is a window of Triticum dicoccoides isolate Atlit2015 ecotype Zavitan chromosome 5B, WEW_v2.0, whole genome shotgun sequence DNA encoding:
- the LOC119307726 gene encoding serine/arginine-rich SC35-like splicing factor SCL30 isoform X2, with protein sequence MRRYSPPHRSPPRRGYGGSPAHRSPPRRGYGGSPPHRSPPRRGYGGRGRSPPRRGGYGGRKEQGSGSLLVRNIPLSARAEDLRVPFERFGPVRDVYLPKDYYSGEPRGFAFVEFVDPYDASEAQYHMNRQVFFGREITVVLAAESRKRPEDMRTRTRVRGYSGGHEGRRSSHYGRSRSRSRSASPRPRGSGRARSRSYSPAPRRRDDYSASPRGRESHRTKSPVRHPKEHEEDKRRSYSPPGRDGDQRDADNGRSPPADSDGSPSRPRVARPSSGSPPGSRSRSPDASPARSD
- the LOC119307726 gene encoding serine/arginine-rich SC35-like splicing factor SCL30 isoform X1, translating into MRRYSPPHRSPPRRGYGGSPAHRSPPRRGYGGSPPHRSPPRRGYGGRGRSPPRRGGYGGRKEQGSGSLLVRNIPLSARAEDLRVPFERFGPVRDVYLPKDYYSGEPRGFAFVEFVDPYDASEAQYHMNRQVFFGREITVVLAAESRKRPEDMRTRTRVRGYSGGHEGRRSSHYGRSRSRSRSASPRPRGSGRARSRSYSPAPRRRDDYSASPRGRESHRTKSPVRHPKEHEEDKRRSYSPPGRDGDQRDADNGYEKRSPPADSDGSPSRPRVARPSSGSPPGSRSRSPDASPARSD
- the LOC119307726 gene encoding serine/arginine-rich SC35-like splicing factor SCL30 isoform X3, which produces MLLLFAALASLLTEMEPRGFAFVEFVDPYDASEAQYHMNRQVFFGREITVVLAAESRKRPEDMRTRTRVRGYSGGHEGRRSSHYGRSRSRSRSASPRPRGSGRARSRSYSPAPRRRDDYSASPRGRESHRTKSPVRHPKEHEEDKRRSYSPPGRDGDQRDADNGYEKRSPPADSDGSPSRPRVARPSSGSPPGSRSRSPDASPARSD